Proteins from a genomic interval of Gloeocapsa sp. PCC 73106:
- the tnpA gene encoding IS200/IS605 family transposase: protein MSTSLRKSSHAVFCIHLHIVLVTKYRRKVITPEILKRLGEIFQDVCNRNNSRLIEFNGENDHCHLLVDIAPNNNISVLIKSLKSASSMVIRKEFTSYLKQFYWKP, encoded by the coding sequence ATGTCAACATCTTTAAGAAAAAGCTCTCATGCTGTTTTCTGTATCCACTTACATATAGTTTTAGTAACAAAATATAGAAGAAAAGTTATTACACCAGAAATACTAAAAAGGTTGGGTGAAATATTTCAAGATGTCTGCAATAGAAACAATTCTAGACTAATAGAATTTAATGGAGAAAATGACCATTGTCATCTGCTTGTAGATATTGCGCCCAACAATAATATTTCTGTTTTAATAAAGTCATTGAAGTCTGCTTCAAGTATGGTAATAAGAAAAGAATTTACGTCTTATTTGAAACAGTTTTATTGGAAACC